A single region of the Streptomyces sp. NBC_01262 genome encodes:
- a CDS encoding FAD-binding and (Fe-S)-binding domain-containing protein, whose protein sequence is MSDREELERALRAAVSGDVAFDAQSRALMTMDASNYRRVPDGIVAPRDADDVAAALAVCREHGVPVVPRGGGTSIAGQATGTGVVLDFTRHMTGILELDAQARTARVQPGVVLDDLRREAGAYGLTFGPDPSTHSRCTLGGMIGNNACGSHSVAWGTTADNVVALDALAYGGERLRTDQPLRADLRDLADANLALLRTGFPELPRRISGYALDSLLPERGRDLARALTGSEGTLAVVTEAVVRLVEVPRERVLVVLGYADETAAADAAAGLLAYRPLTMEGMASDLVGGAAARELLPAGGAWLFAEMPGVGEAEALLRAAGADSGAVVTDAAAQRALWRIREDAAGTATRTADGSEAWPGWEDCAVPPARLGAYLRDFRALLGEHGLRGAPYGHFGDGCIHVRIDFDLLGARGIAQFRRFSEQVADLVVAHGGSLSGEHGDGQARAELLPRMYGSEMVALFGRFKDLLDPAGGLNPGMLVRPYGLDTNLRFEVLPREPVDVKFTYPDDGGDFSAAVRRCVGVAKCREPSSASSDAGVMCPSFRATGEERHSTRGRARLLHEMLAGEVVRDGWRSEEVRDALDLCLSCKGCRSDCPVGVDMATYKAEFLHHHYEGRVRPASHYVMGRLPVWLRAVPSFARRPLNALARVRLLAAPVKRLGGIAAERAIPGLAEERFTRWWRRRGGSAAGGGRTVVLWPDTFTEHLSPEAGRAAVRVLEAAGLRVVLPPGDVCCGLTWVSTGQLDHARRVMRRTLERLAPLLAEGLPVVVLEPSCAAALRSDLRELLGDNALSSSVRTFAQALEEYAPDWTPPRLDRPVTGQTHCHQHAVLGDAAERRLRDRAGLTGDLVGGCCGLAGNFGFERGHYEISVACARDRLLPAVRDAAPGAAVLADGFSCRTQLAQLAGVRARHLAELLAEGL, encoded by the coding sequence ATGAGTGATCGCGAGGAGCTGGAGCGGGCGCTGCGCGCCGCCGTAAGTGGCGATGTCGCGTTCGACGCGCAGAGCCGGGCGCTGATGACGATGGACGCGTCCAACTACCGCCGCGTGCCCGACGGAATCGTCGCCCCGCGCGACGCCGACGACGTGGCGGCCGCCCTGGCGGTGTGCCGGGAGCACGGCGTGCCCGTCGTGCCGCGCGGCGGCGGGACCTCGATCGCCGGGCAGGCGACGGGGACGGGTGTCGTCCTCGACTTCACGCGGCACATGACCGGGATCCTGGAGCTGGACGCGCAGGCCCGTACGGCCCGCGTGCAGCCCGGCGTCGTGTTGGACGATCTCCGGCGCGAGGCGGGGGCGTACGGGCTGACCTTCGGGCCGGATCCCTCGACGCACAGCAGGTGCACGCTCGGTGGGATGATCGGCAACAACGCGTGCGGCTCGCACTCCGTTGCCTGGGGGACGACCGCCGACAATGTGGTCGCGCTCGACGCGCTCGCATACGGCGGGGAGCGGCTGCGTACCGACCAGCCGCTGCGCGCGGACCTGCGAGATCTGGCGGACGCGAATCTCGCGCTGCTGCGCACCGGCTTTCCCGAACTGCCGCGCCGGATCTCGGGATACGCGCTCGACTCGCTGCTGCCGGAGCGCGGGCGGGACCTGGCGCGGGCGCTGACCGGCAGCGAGGGCACGCTGGCCGTGGTGACCGAGGCGGTGGTGCGGCTCGTGGAGGTACCGCGTGAGCGCGTGCTCGTGGTGCTCGGGTACGCGGACGAGACCGCCGCCGCCGACGCCGCGGCCGGGCTTCTGGCGTACCGGCCGCTGACGATGGAGGGGATGGCCTCCGACCTGGTGGGCGGGGCAGCGGCCCGGGAGCTGCTGCCGGCAGGGGGCGCCTGGCTCTTCGCGGAGATGCCGGGCGTGGGGGAGGCGGAGGCGCTGCTCCGGGCCGCCGGGGCCGACAGCGGCGCCGTGGTCACCGATGCGGCGGCCCAGCGGGCGCTGTGGCGGATCCGGGAGGACGCGGCCGGGACGGCGACCCGGACGGCCGACGGCAGCGAGGCCTGGCCGGGCTGGGAGGACTGCGCGGTGCCGCCGGCCCGGCTGGGGGCGTATCTGCGGGACTTCCGGGCGCTGCTGGGCGAGCACGGGCTCCGGGGAGCGCCGTACGGGCACTTCGGCGACGGATGCATCCACGTACGCATCGACTTCGACCTGCTGGGGGCACGGGGGATCGCGCAATTCCGGCGGTTCTCGGAACAGGTGGCGGATCTCGTCGTGGCTCATGGCGGCTCGCTGTCGGGCGAGCACGGCGACGGGCAGGCGCGAGCCGAACTGCTGCCGCGTATGTACGGCAGCGAAATGGTCGCTCTCTTTGGACGTTTCAAGGATCTGCTGGATCCGGCCGGCGGGCTGAATCCCGGGATGCTCGTTCGACCGTACGGGCTCGACACGAACCTCCGCTTCGAGGTCCTGCCCCGCGAACCGGTCGATGTGAAGTTCACCTATCCGGATGACGGAGGCGACTTCTCGGCGGCGGTTCGGCGCTGTGTGGGCGTCGCCAAGTGCCGTGAGCCGTCGTCCGCGTCGTCCGACGCGGGCGTGATGTGCCCCTCGTTCCGGGCAACCGGCGAGGAGCGGCACTCCACACGGGGGCGGGCGCGACTGCTGCACGAGATGCTCGCCGGCGAGGTCGTGCGCGACGGCTGGCGCTCGGAGGAGGTGCGGGACGCCCTCGACCTGTGCCTGTCCTGCAAGGGCTGCCGCTCCGACTGCCCGGTCGGCGTCGACATGGCCACGTACAAGGCGGAATTCCTGCACCACCACTACGAGGGGCGGGTGCGGCCCGCCTCCCACTACGTGATGGGCCGGCTGCCGGTGTGGCTGCGGGCGGTGCCGTCCTTCGCGCGGCGTCCGCTCAACGCGCTGGCGCGCGTGCGGCTGCTGGCGGCGCCGGTGAAGCGGCTGGGCGGGATCGCGGCCGAGCGCGCGATTCCCGGACTGGCCGAGGAGCGCTTCACGCGCTGGTGGCGGCGGCGCGGCGGTTCCGCGGCGGGCGGCGGCCGGACCGTGGTGCTGTGGCCCGACACCTTCACCGAGCACCTGTCGCCCGAGGCCGGTCGGGCGGCGGTCCGGGTCCTGGAGGCCGCCGGGCTGCGGGTCGTGCTCCCGCCCGGCGATGTGTGCTGCGGCCTGACGTGGGTGTCGACCGGCCAGCTCGACCACGCCCGCCGGGTCATGCGGCGCACGCTGGAGCGCCTGGCCCCGCTGCTGGCCGAGGGCCTGCCCGTGGTGGTGCTGGAGCCGAGCTGTGCGGCGGCCCTGCGCAGCGACCTCCGGGAACTGCTGGGCGACAACGCCCTGAGCTCCTCCGTGCGCACCTTCGCCCAGGCACTGGAGGAGTACGCCCCCGACTGGACCCCGCCCCGGCTCGACCGTCCCGTCACCGGCCAGACCCACTGCCACCAGCACGCCGTCCTCGGCGACGCGGCGGAGCGGCGGCTCCGCGACCGCGCCGGGCTCACGGGTGACCTGGTCGGCGGCTGCTGCGGGCTCGCCGGCAACTTCGGCTTCGAGCGCGGCCATTACGAGATCTCCGTGGCCTGTGCGCGGGACCGGCTGCTGCCGGCGGTGCGGGATGCCGCGCCGGGGGCGGCGGTTCTGGCGGACGGTTTCTCGTGCCGTACGCAGCTCGCGCAGTTGGCGGGGGTCAGGGCCCGGCACCTGGCGGAGCTTCTGGCGGAGGGGCTGTGA
- a CDS encoding alpha/beta fold hydrolase: protein MARRFDITGAGSVPLTAWEYAAEPSEPTQPSPEPSRPADPPGVLLLHGLMGRASHWAATARRLAPRYRAVALDQRGHGGSGKPEGPYSREAYVSDAESAIEQLRLGPAVLIGHSMGALTAWQLAARRPDLVSAVVICDMRASALGEQSQRTWETWFNAWPLPFPTLAAARRWFAQDDPWLERPRPTRGDFFADVMTEGPDGWRPVFAHRHMLRSREAWALDSHWEQLAQVRCPALVVRGWEGELGRAEAQEMVRVLPHGSYAEIPDAGHLVPWDQPEAWCEALEHFLAEVAGTARI, encoded by the coding sequence ATGGCCAGGCGCTTCGACATCACCGGAGCGGGCTCCGTCCCGCTGACCGCGTGGGAGTACGCCGCCGAACCGTCCGAGCCGACCCAGCCGTCCCCCGAGCCGTCCCGGCCCGCCGATCCGCCCGGGGTCCTGCTGCTGCACGGCCTAATGGGCCGCGCCTCCCACTGGGCCGCCACCGCCCGCCGGCTCGCCCCCCGCTACCGCGCCGTCGCCCTCGACCAGCGCGGCCACGGCGGCAGCGGCAAGCCCGAGGGCCCGTACAGCCGCGAGGCCTATGTCTCGGATGCCGAGTCGGCGATCGAACAGCTGCGCCTCGGCCCCGCTGTCCTCATCGGCCACTCCATGGGCGCCCTCACCGCCTGGCAGCTCGCCGCCCGCCGCCCCGACCTGGTCAGCGCCGTCGTCATCTGCGACATGCGCGCTTCCGCCCTCGGGGAGCAGAGCCAGCGCACCTGGGAGACCTGGTTCAACGCCTGGCCGCTGCCCTTCCCCACCCTCGCCGCCGCCCGCCGCTGGTTCGCCCAGGACGACCCCTGGCTGGAGCGCCCCCGCCCCACCCGGGGCGACTTCTTCGCCGACGTCATGACCGAGGGCCCCGACGGCTGGCGTCCCGTCTTCGCCCACCGCCACATGCTCCGCTCCCGCGAGGCCTGGGCCCTGGACTCCCACTGGGAGCAGCTCGCCCAGGTCCGCTGCCCGGCCCTGGTCGTACGCGGCTGGGAGGGCGAGCTCGGCCGCGCCGAAGCCCAGGAGATGGTCCGCGTCCTCCCCCACGGCTCCTACGCCGAGATCCCCGACGCCGGCCACCTCGTCCCCTGGGACCAGCCCGAGGCGTGGTGCGAGGCGCTCGAACATTTCCTCGCGGAGGTCGCCGGCACGGCCCGGATCTGA
- a CDS encoding metal-dependent transcriptional regulator — protein MSGLIDTTEMYLRTILELEEEGVVPMRARIAERLDQSGPTVSQTVARMERDGLVHVAGDRHLELTDEGRRIATRVMRKHRLAECLLVDVIGLEWEQVHAEACRWEHVMSEAVERRVLELLRHPTESPYGNPIPGLEELGEKDGADPFLDEGMVSLSELDPGPGGASVVVRRIGEPAQTDAQLMYTLRRAGVQPGAVVSVTPSAGGVLVGSGGEAAELSSEVASHVFVAKR, from the coding sequence ATGTCGGGACTCATTGACACTACGGAGATGTATCTCCGCACCATCCTGGAGCTGGAAGAGGAGGGTGTGGTCCCCATGCGCGCCCGAATCGCGGAGCGGCTCGACCAGAGCGGCCCCACGGTGAGCCAGACGGTGGCGCGGATGGAGCGGGACGGGCTTGTGCACGTCGCCGGGGACCGCCACCTGGAGCTGACGGACGAGGGCCGCCGGATCGCGACACGCGTCATGCGCAAGCACCGGCTCGCCGAATGCCTGCTGGTCGACGTGATCGGCCTGGAATGGGAGCAGGTGCACGCGGAGGCGTGCCGCTGGGAGCACGTGATGAGCGAGGCCGTCGAGCGCCGCGTTCTGGAGCTGCTGCGGCACCCGACCGAGTCGCCGTACGGGAATCCGATCCCGGGCCTGGAGGAGCTGGGCGAGAAGGACGGCGCCGACCCGTTCCTGGACGAGGGCATGGTCAGCCTGTCCGAGCTGGATCCGGGGCCGGGCGGGGCCAGCGTGGTCGTACGGCGGATCGGTGAGCCGGCCCAGACGGACGCGCAGCTGATGTACACGCTGCGGCGGGCCGGCGTGCAGCCGGGCGCCGTGGTGAGCGTGACGCCTTCGGCGGGCGGCGTGCTGGTCGGCAGCGGTGGCGAGGCGGCGGAGCTGAGCTCGGAAGTCGCCTCGCACGTCTTCGTGGCCAAGCGCTGA
- a CDS encoding SIS domain-containing protein: MTDPAAQTGQQYIDSAITLLQRVRDEEGAAVTAAGAALADAVADGGRIFAFGAGHSSLAAQDLVYRAGGLALVNLLSVPGAVGVDVMPATLGSALERVEGLARVVLDTSPARAGDVLIVISLSGRNTLPVEMAQHARTLGLKVIGVTSVAYAKETTSQNSSGTFLKDHCDIVLDSKIAVGDTVLTDPGIPAPFAPASTVVTCGLLQAVVATAAVVLAERGVTPPMLRSGNVDGGHAWNAELIRTYGDRIFWQQ; encoded by the coding sequence ATGACCGATCCGGCAGCCCAGACGGGCCAGCAGTACATCGATTCCGCCATCACGCTGCTACAGCGCGTACGGGACGAGGAGGGCGCCGCCGTCACGGCCGCGGGCGCCGCGCTCGCCGACGCCGTCGCCGACGGTGGCCGGATCTTCGCCTTCGGGGCCGGCCACTCCTCGCTCGCCGCCCAGGACCTCGTCTACCGCGCGGGCGGACTTGCCCTGGTCAACCTGCTGTCGGTGCCCGGCGCGGTCGGCGTGGACGTCATGCCGGCCACCCTGGGCAGCGCTCTGGAACGGGTCGAGGGCCTGGCCCGCGTCGTCCTCGACACGTCACCGGCCCGGGCCGGCGACGTGCTGATCGTCATCTCGCTGTCGGGCCGCAACACCCTGCCGGTGGAGATGGCCCAGCATGCCCGGACCCTCGGGCTGAAAGTGATCGGTGTCACATCGGTCGCGTACGCGAAGGAGACGACCTCGCAGAACTCCTCCGGGACCTTCCTGAAGGATCACTGCGACATCGTGCTGGATTCCAAGATCGCCGTCGGCGACACGGTGCTCACGGACCCGGGCATCCCGGCCCCGTTCGCACCCGCGTCGACCGTCGTGACGTGCGGGCTGCTCCAGGCGGTGGTGGCCACCGCCGCGGTCGTGCTGGCCGAGCGCGGCGTCACCCCGCCGATGCTGCGCTCCGGCAACGTGGACGGCGGCCACGCGTGGAACGCGGAGCTGATCCGGACATACGGGGACCGGATCTTCTGGCAGCAATGA
- a CDS encoding citrate synthase 2: MSDFVPGLEGIVAFETEIAEPDKEGGSLRYRGVDIEDLVGHVSFGNVWGLLVDGKFNPGLPPAEPFPIPVHSGDIRVDVQSALAMLAPVWGLKPLLDIDAEQAREDLARAAVMALSYVAQSARGQGLPMVPQSEIDKAHSVVERFMVRWRGEPDPKHVAAVDAYWTSAAEHGMNASTFTARVIASTGADVAAALSGAVGAMSGPLHGGAPSRVLGMIEEIERTGDAVAYVKQALDKGERLMGFGHRVYRAEDPRARVLRRTARELGAPRFEVAEALEKAALEELHARRPDRVLATNVEFWAAIVLDFAEVPAHMFTSMFTCARTAGWSAHILEQKRTGRLVRPSARYLGPGPRDPRDVQGYGDIAH, translated from the coding sequence ATGTCCGACTTCGTACCCGGACTCGAAGGAATCGTCGCCTTCGAAACGGAGATCGCCGAGCCCGACAAGGAAGGCGGCTCTCTCCGCTACCGAGGCGTCGACATCGAGGACCTGGTGGGCCATGTCTCCTTCGGGAACGTGTGGGGCCTGTTGGTGGACGGCAAGTTCAACCCCGGTCTGCCGCCGGCCGAGCCCTTCCCGATCCCCGTGCACTCCGGTGACATCCGGGTGGACGTACAGTCCGCGCTCGCCATGCTCGCCCCGGTCTGGGGCCTGAAACCGCTGCTCGACATCGACGCCGAGCAGGCCCGCGAGGACCTCGCGCGGGCCGCCGTCATGGCGCTGTCGTACGTCGCCCAGTCCGCGCGCGGGCAGGGCCTGCCGATGGTGCCGCAGAGCGAGATCGACAAGGCCCACTCGGTCGTCGAGCGCTTCATGGTGCGCTGGCGGGGCGAGCCCGACCCCAAGCATGTCGCCGCCGTGGACGCGTACTGGACCTCCGCCGCCGAGCACGGCATGAACGCCTCGACCTTCACCGCCCGCGTCATCGCCTCGACCGGCGCCGATGTCGCGGCCGCGCTGTCCGGCGCGGTCGGCGCGATGTCCGGGCCGCTGCACGGCGGCGCGCCCTCCCGCGTCCTCGGCATGATCGAGGAGATCGAGCGGACCGGCGACGCGGTCGCGTACGTCAAGCAGGCCCTGGACAAGGGCGAGCGCCTCATGGGCTTCGGCCACCGCGTCTACCGCGCCGAGGACCCGCGGGCGCGCGTCCTGCGCAGGACGGCCAGGGAGCTCGGCGCCCCGCGCTTCGAGGTCGCCGAGGCCCTGGAGAAGGCGGCCCTGGAGGAGCTGCACGCGCGGCGCCCGGACCGGGTGCTGGCCACGAACGTGGAGTTCTGGGCGGCCATCGTGCTGGACTTCGCCGAGGTCCCCGCGCACATGTTCACCTCCATGTTCACGTGTGCGCGCACCGCCGGCTGGTCCGCCCACATCCTGGAGCAGAAGCGCACCGGACGACTCGTACGCCCCTCGGCCCGCTACCTGGGCCCGGGACCGCGCGACCCGCGCGACGTCCAGGGATACGGCGACATCGCGCACTGA
- the pdxH gene encoding pyridoxamine 5'-phosphate oxidase: MRKQYRDQGLTEADLAGDPYTQFAHWFADAVHGGVVEPNAMVVSTAGADGRPSSRTVLLKSYDHRGFVFFTNYESRKGLELTANPYASLLFPWHPIARQVIAGGPVERVSREETEAYFRSRPHGSQLGAWASAQSRPVSREELEARYEELAARYPEGPGGEEVPVPLHWGGFRVRADRVEFWQGRENRLHDRLRYDSGDGDGIWSVARLAP, encoded by the coding sequence ATGCGCAAGCAGTACCGCGACCAGGGACTGACCGAGGCCGACCTGGCCGGCGATCCGTACACCCAGTTCGCCCATTGGTTTGCCGACGCCGTCCACGGCGGTGTCGTCGAACCCAACGCCATGGTCGTCTCCACCGCCGGCGCCGACGGCCGACCCAGTTCCCGGACCGTGCTCCTGAAGAGCTACGACCACCGCGGCTTCGTCTTCTTCACCAACTACGAGTCCCGCAAGGGGCTGGAGCTCACCGCCAATCCGTACGCCTCCCTGCTCTTCCCCTGGCACCCCATCGCCCGCCAGGTGATCGCCGGCGGACCGGTGGAGCGCGTCTCGCGCGAGGAGACCGAGGCCTACTTCCGCAGCCGTCCGCACGGCTCGCAGCTGGGGGCCTGGGCCAGCGCGCAGTCACGGCCGGTGTCGCGGGAGGAGTTGGAGGCGCGGTACGAGGAACTGGCGGCGCGCTATCCGGAGGGCCCCGGGGGCGAGGAGGTGCCCGTGCCGTTGCACTGGGGCGGTTTCCGGGTGCGGGCGGACCGCGTGGAGTTCTGGCAGGGGCGGGAGAACCGGCTGCACGACCGGCTGCGGTACGACAGCGGTGACGGGGACGGCATCTGGTCCGTGGCCAGGCTCGCCCCGTAA